The Periplaneta americana isolate PAMFEO1 chromosome 2, P.americana_PAMFEO1_priV1, whole genome shotgun sequence genome has a window encoding:
- the LOC138693162 gene encoding ankyrin-1-like encodes MTRTLYKKEYDVMSREFENEHMLCSLSLMFSEADIMALKPSTLTDSLKKYLATIENGTEYSGIIDRIENGKVHFIHHSFTEYFCALWFKKNYDANKDFLRRRMHDQTSEIMWRMLDYMFSENCDLHLAVLNTDLEKVKSLLSKGSPVNQKDFCGRSPLHLASIYNNRDIAHELMKCGADLSIRDCFNLNPLDYCDRAKAWATADLLLRFNKDTLNKSQRGETLFTLKRNIKHPQYGIQALEESGRHGYVELTKFLFKNGLDLRKTSLNNANQRLLHIAALNNQLELVNMILKNTSVLPRDGSILRSIRNLICFIDSFDNINTKDINGHTALMYACNSGNLLMVRKMVKSGASIKIFNSKYLNPLYFAAKMGHLPVVEYLLKESGVHMDEADICLPLHIAVRNGHVNVVTCFLQHKIHFDMVERYGHVLMTIAIMYGQFPIVVCLLQHGIEVSKTDKYGQTLLHIASRKGHSSIAQCLLQHGAGVNIADKFGRTPLHFATEHGHVSTAEILLQHEAEANVSNRDGWSLLHIASQKGLLPIVQSLLLYGAIAEKADKCGLTPLHIAAQNGHLSVVQCLLEYGTDVNIVDSYGRTSLYLATKDEHLTVIQYLLQQKAEINKADNYGYTALHVAVQNGHESIVQCLLEHQPKVNVTDKYGWTPLHIAAQNGKQTIVKCLLQNDTEINIASSDGQTPLHIASQNGMSVVVEYLLQHDADVNKEDCKKYTSLHMAVKYTHLNIVKCLLQYGARVNSTDYEGKTPLHISAEIGNRSIAECLLQHNAQRSLINTNGRTPLQEAQLRKHSSIVELLLQYEEWTNNECIV; translated from the coding sequence ATGACAAGAACATTGTATAAGAAGGAGTATGACGTTATGTCAAGGGAATTTGAAAACGAACACATGCTATGTTCTCTAAGTCTAATGTTCTCTGAAGCAGACATCATGGCGCTAAAACCTAGTACACTTACAGACAGTTTAAAGAAGTATCTTGCCACTATTGAGAATGGAACAGAATACTCAGGAATAATAGATAGGATAGAGAATGGTAAAGTTCActtcattcaccattcctttacTGAATATTTTTGTGCTCTATGGTTCAAAAAGAACTATGATGCGAATAAAGACTTCTTGAGGAGAAGAATGCATGATCAGACATCAGAAATCATGTGGAGGATGCTGGACTATATGTTCTCAGAGAACTGTGACTTGCATTTGGCTGTTCTTAACACCGATTTAGAAAAAGTCAAAAGCCTCTTATCCAAAGGAAGTCCTGTTAACCAGAAAGATTTCTGTGGCAGATCACCTTTGCACTTGGCTTCCATCTACAACAACAGAGACATAGCTCATGAGTTGATGAAATGTGGTGCAGATTTAAGTATCCGGGACTGCTTCAATTTGAATCCTTTGGACTATTGCGATAGAGCAAAAGCCTGGGCTACAGCTGATCTGCTACTTAGGTTCAACAAAGATACACTTAACAAATCACAAAGAGGCGAGACACTGTTTAccttgaaaagaaatatcaaacatCCACAATATGGCATTCAGGCGCTAGAGGAGAGTGGAAGGCATGGTTATGTGGAGCTGACAAAATTTctgtttaaaaatggcttagatctGAGGAAAACAAGTTTGAATAATGCCAACCAAAGACTTTTGCACATTGCTGCATTGAACAATCAGTTGGAACTTGTAAACATGATACTAAAAAACACATCAGTTTTACCAAGAGATGGCTCTATATTAAGGAGTATTCGCAACTTAATTTGCTTCATAGATTCATTTGACAATATCAACACAAAAGACATAAATGGCCATACAGCTCTAATGTATGCATGTAACAGTGGAAATTTACTCATGGTCAGGAAAATGGTTAAAAGTGGTGcctcaattaaaatatttaacagcaAATATCTTAATCCACTTTATTTCGCTGCAAAGATGGGCCACTTGCCTGTCGTTGAATATTTACTCAAAGAAAGTGGGGTTCACATGGATGAAGCAGATATATGTCTTCCTCTCCATATTGCAGTAAGAAATGGACATGTGAACGTTGTCACATGTTTCCTCcagcataaaatacattttgataTGGTTGAAAGATATGGGCACGTTCTCATGACTATTGCAATAATGTATGGGCAATTCCCTATTGTTGTATGTTTGCTGCAACATGGAATAGAAGTCAGTAAGACTGACAAATACGGCCAGACTTTGCTTCATATAGCCTCAAGGAAAGGACATTCCTCGATTGCTCAATGTCTACTGCAACACGGAGCTGGAGTTAATATAGCTGACAAATTTGGACGGACTCCCCTTCATTTTGCCACAGAACATGGACACGTTTCCACTGCAGAAATCTTGCTACAGCATGAAGCAGAAGCCAACGTGAGTAACAGAGATGGTTGGAGTTTACTACACATAGCATCTCAAAAGGGACTTCTACCCATCGTTCAATCCTTACTTCTATATGGAGCAATAGCTGAAAAAGCCGACAAATGTGGACTAACTCCTCTCCACATAGCTGCACAAAACGGACATCTATCTGTTGTTCAGTGTTTATTAGAATACGGAACAGACGTTAACATAGTTGACAGTTACGGGAGAACTTCCTTATATTTAGCAACGAAAGATGAGCATCTTACAGTCATTCAGTACCTACTGCAACAGAAAGCTGAAATAAACAAAGCTGATAACTATGGTTACACTGCCCTTCACGTAGCAGTGCAAAATGGACATGAGTCTATTGTTCAGTGTTTGTTGGAACATCAACCAAAGGTCAATGTAACTGACAAATATGGATGGACTCCCCTACACATAGCAGCACAGAACGGAAAACAAACTATTGTAAAATGCTTACTACAAAATGACACAGAAATCAATATTGCCAGCAGTGACGGACAAACTCCTTTGCATATAGCATCACAAAATGGAATGTCAGTCGTCGTTGAATACCTGTTGCAACACGACGCAGACGTTAATAAAGAAGACTGCAAAAAGTACACTTCTTTGCATATGGCAGTAAAATATACTCATCTGAACATTGTAAAATGCTTGTTACAATATGGAGCAAGAGTTAATTCAACAGACTACGAAGGGAAAACTCCCCTGCATATTTCAGCAGAAATTGGAAACAGATCTATTGCTGAATGCTTGCTACAGCACAATGCACAGAGAAGTTTAATAAATACAAATGGTCGCACGCCTTTACAAGAAGCACAACTGAGGAAACACTCGTCCATTGTTGAGCTTCTACTTCAATATGAAGAATGGACCAATAATGAGTGTATTGTGTAA
- the LOC138693159 gene encoding uncharacterized protein — MESAVFEKTEGFADGAGLKYEVKVSCLLFLRALRYTQEFHIAANFKGAGAFDDVVISYRDTTSSPLKSCFIQLKHKTNQKPISLRNITAVKGDFSLVKYCKSFSVISRQFQRYGDNHPIFGGDLQNCELVIYTNAPLKPQLFKRKKQSRSAASKLLSSNTDTGFVTSFRDRSDLDVHRYFKDFIKCKELIDSMENTKYSQELESTVKQFGKTIHKDLTQLLESSMQRNELAKLSEELGDLSDYQEFLDNLYIFTRQASQDELDSIIKKEIEDLLSTCEVETEAIWRELYQEMSDWWKEENFYITKSVPFWKQILKKRKDRIERLSQVKRCEMQTLGVEFRKDRLLKFPDCRVVNVVTQSTLLSCIKVCQMLENPHIIIGLRMLLHSKEEVLALWPSSWCTTLIIDWESDRQNVDFLWHHHPYGKIIAISNQPLGVGVVVIDHSLITDLDEPSREKVEDKEVIFQGLPISFKSLLRNRKQIPNCEDILLELLSDEIIKVGKNIQFHSEVFISRALERQIYLKKDILTQNDAPGIFAISGFWEYCLTHPSVTGKICMLLKSSENNYNFIDLDPHNPEAVGITGAHIHNGNMENRETDPGLYQFVVIREPNEFQFLYNMYPCVHWLEALEDGRLLWMATKGDITVIQENLDTSHIIRMSQEDIAQMSERIMLIVAEPGMGKSTLVSWLCSRIKEKKSSMWVIAISLNDHTGLFESMGEQSFTTWLHLLFKSAAGAEESHLEKEMLHVAVAEMQQTVVLLDAVDEVTPHYTSQVCFLMTSLLHMGVAQLWVTSRPMMRHHLENELAMLSHTIQPFSRVDQLSYLTQYWMKKDRHLSCETANEFAHRLTQLTTRELYDLESQFMGIPLQTKMMAESFERQLEIFNETGRVILPERLNLIELFTHFVKYKSDIFFQEKM; from the coding sequence GAATCAGCTGTGTTTGAGAAGACGGAAGGCTTTGCCGATGGTGCAGGTCTCAAGTATGAGGTCAAGGTCTCCTGTCTACTCTTCCTGCGAGCACTTCGGTACACGCAAGAGTTTCACATAGCTGCCAACTTCAAAGGTGCAGGAGCGTTTGATGACGTCGTCATCTCATATAGAGACACCACTTCTTCCCCACTCAAGTCATGCTTCATACAGCTCAAGCATAAGACAAACCAGAAACCCATCAGTCTTCGCAACATCACGGCAGTGAAGGGGGATTTCAGCCTTGTTAAATACTGCAAATCTTTCAGCGTCATCAGCCGGCAGTTCCAGAGATATGGAGATAATCATCCAATTTTTGGAGGAGACTTACAAAACTGCGAGTTAGTGATCTACACAAACGCCCCTCTCAAGCCACAACTGTTCAAGAGGAAGAAACAATCGCGAAGTGCCGCTAGTAAATTGCTCTCGTCAAATACGGATACAGGATTCGTAACTTCCTTCCGGGACAGATCGGACTTGGATGTGCATAGATATTTCAAGGACTTCATAAAGTGCAAGGAGTTAATTGATTCTATGGAAAACACTAAATACTCTCAAGAACTTGAGAGTACAGTGAAACAATTTGGGAAAACAATACACAAAGACTTAACGCAACTATTGGAATCGAGCATGCAAAGAAATGAATTGGCCAAACTGAGTGAAGAACTGGGAGATTTGTCCGATTATCAAGAATTCTTGGATAACTTGTATATTTTTACTAGGCAAGCTAGTCAAGATGAGTTAGATAGCATTATAAAGAAGGAAATTGAAGATCTCCTATCTACATGTGAAGTAGAGACGGAAGCAATATGGAGAGAGCTTTATCAAGAAATGTCAGACTGGTGGAAAGAGGAAAATTTCTACATTACCAAATCTGTGCCATTCTGGAAGCAAATATTGAAAAAAAGGAAGGACCGCATAGAACGTCTCAGTCAGGTCAAGCGCTGTGAGATGCAAACTCTGGGTGTTGAGTTCCGCAAGGACCGACTTCTGAAATTCCCAGATTGTAGAGTGGTGAACGTGGTAACCCAATCAACCCTGCTCTCCTGCATTAAGGTGTGCCAAATGCTGGAGAATCCTCACATCATCATTGGACTAAGAATGCTGCTGCATTCCAAGGAGGAAGTTCTGGCTCTGTGGCCCAGCAGCTGGTGCACTActctcatcatagactgggagtCAGATCGCCAAAATGTCGATTTTTTGTGGCACCATCACCCATATGGCAAGATCATCGCTATATCCAATCAACCATTGGGAGTTGGGGTTGTAGTCATTGACCACTCACTTATCACAGATTTGGACGAACCCTCACGAGAAAAAGTTGAAGATAAAGAAGTAATTTTCCAAGGACTGCCTATTTCATTTAAATCATTACTTCGAAACAGGAAACAAATTCCAAATTGCGAAGACATTTTACTAGAACTTTTATCAGATGAAATAATTAAAGTGGgaaaaaatattcaatttcattCTGAAGTTTTTATTTCTCGAGCCTTAGAGcgtcaaatttatttaaaaaaagacattCTGACTCAAAACGATGCCCCAGGTATATTTGCTATCAGCGGTTTTTGGGAATATTGTTTAACACATCCATCTGTTACAGGAAAGATTTGTATGCTCCTAAAATcttcagaaaataattataattttattgatcttGATCCTCATAATCCAGAAGCAGTTGGTATCACTGGAGCACACATACACAACGGCAATATGGAAAACAGGGAAACCGATCCAGGATTATATCAATTTGTTGTAATAAGAGAACCGAACGAATTCCAGTTTTTGTACAATATGTATCCATGCGTTCATTGGTTGGAAGCTCTGGAAGATGGCAGACTCCTTTGGATGGCGACAAAAGGAGACATTACTGTAATTCAAGAGAATCTGGACACTAGTCACATTATTCGTATGTCTCAAGAAGACATCGCCCAAATGAGCGAAAGAATTATGCTGATTGTCGCAGAACCTGGAATGGGAAAATCCACTCTTGTCTCATGGCTCTGCTCCAGAATTAAGGAAAAGAAATCATCTATGTGGGTTATTGCAATATCATTGAATGACCATACAGGGCTCTTCGAAAGCATGGGAGAGCAGTCATTTACAACTTGGCTTCACCTTCTGTTTAAGTCAGCTGCAGGGGCGGAAGAATCACACCTGGAAAAAGAGATGTTACACGTTGCAGTGGCAGAGATGCAGCAGACGGTTGTTCTATTGGACGCAGTGGATGAAGTCACTCCGCATTACACAAGTCAGGTGTGCTTTCTAATGACATCGTTGTTGCATATGGGAGTAGCGCAGCTTTGGGTAACATCACGGCCTATGATGAGACACCATCTGGAGAATGAACTGGCAATGTTATCCCATACCATACAACCATTCTCCAGAGTTGATCAGCTATCTTACTTGACACAATACTGGATGAAAAAAGACAGACATCTGAGCTGTGAAACAGCAAATGAATTTGCACATAGATTAACTCAATTAACTACGCGAGAGCTATATGACTTGGAATCGCAGTTCATGGGCATTCCTTTGCAGACTAAGATGATGGCTGAGAGCTTTGAGAGACAACTAGAAATATTCAATGAGACTGGTAGAGTTATTTTACCAGAGCGactaaatttaattgaattgttTACGCATTTTGTGAAATATAAATCTGACATTTTCTTCCAAGAAAAGATGTAG